The following is a genomic window from Miscanthus floridulus cultivar M001 chromosome 14, ASM1932011v1, whole genome shotgun sequence.
GCCATAAAAGGAACCATGCAATCTTAATTTGTTAGTTTTTAATTTTGAGTTGTGACATGACCAAGTAATTTGTTGGGACGATGTATTACTGTGGCAGAAGGAATTTATCAAAGTGCTCATGTGATTTTTATGCTTTAAGATAATTTGTTGTTTTCTGACTTGTGTTCTCATGCCTTCAGATAGTTTTAGTTTAACCTCTGCATTTGAGAGTAACAATGTCATGTGAGCTTGCCAAAAAACTTATTTTTATGTCAGCCTTGCATTTGCGTTTGTTTATCTCACATTGTTGCACAATTCCTAATGTAGTTCCGTAGTCTAATTTAGTTGTACAGCCTGCAACTCTTTTTTCACATTATTCCTGTCTTTATCCCTCGGTGCACATATCCATAAAGTCACCATCTTATTAACAAATTCAGGTTTACATGGCTGCAAGAAAGGAAAGGCCTTTGCTTATTGCTGGCCAAGCAACCAGTGCCAGAATAACAAGATCTCAGGCTGCTGCAAATCGAACAAGATCTGGGCTGGCTCCTTCTGTACCACTACCCCTGAAAACTGAGCATAAACATGCAGCGAAAGGAAAGATGAAAAGGGGAGCTTCAGATGAAaatgctgctgctgatgctggAGCTTCAGCTCCTCAGCCTAAAAGGCGCCCAGTTCTCAAGAATGTAACTAATATAAGCTGTGCTAAAACTTCCAAAAGGTGCAATGCTGTGACTGGGCTGAAGGTATCATGAAGTTCAACGCATTACTACTTTATCCTACAATGATTTTCAATCTATATTTTGCCAACCATTGTCAATAGAATAATAAGTAGTTCCTTACTTCCTTTGCTCCAGTTGGGTCCCTCCCAGAAGGTTGGACAGAGCATAAACAAGCAATGCACAAACAAGATCCCCAAGCTTCTCCCTCTGGCTGTTGGGGGGAGTTCACTTGTGCATGATTCTAATAGTGCTGAAGAAACACAAAAGGTAGACCTTTTGGCACAGAAAGAGAAGCAGATTGTTTTGCTTAAGGGGGCTCAGCCATTGCAGAATACTGAACGAAACAAAGATGGTGCTTGTGATGAGACATTCGTTGAGGAAAGAAACGCCAGGAATATAGTCGAAAATGCTGCCTTAAAGGCTGGTTAGTTGCATCTTTTTCCCCCCAGCATTGAACATCTTGACTTCTCGTAGTTAAAATTAATATTATAGATGATGGAATAATGCACATCCCGGAATCTACATCTTAAAATGTATGCAGCCATAGTTAAAAATTAATTAGAGGTCACAAGCACAGCTAATTCCACAAAAATGCTTAGGGCTACTATTGGCTTgtcatgttatcctgagttgctgaCTGGTCTGCATCTTCTCTGAGTAGACTTTTGATTATCATTTGGCCATTCTTCAGTCATGGATCATAGAAACAACAAAACTGTGACTGTAAATTTGTGTTTACCTGACTGATTCTGAGATACTTGAGGATCTCCATATTAAGTGGGCATAGCAGCTAAAGAATCTGTATTTTGTTACAGGGGTCTCTAACGGTTTAAACATTGTAGACATTGACAAAAATAATGGTGATCCTCAAATGTGTGTTACCTACGTTGCAGAGATATACAGAAATCTAATGGCCTCAGAGGTATGTTAATGTGTTTTTGGTAAAAAATAGAACCTTCTTACTATTGTTTGGGCAGACTGTTGGTTCCCTCACATAGTCACATTTCACAAGTCTTGTGATCTAGGGGACAAGCGTTATGTTCAGAGTACTTGTGTTTCATCTGTGTGCTGCATTTTGATATATTATTCTTGACTGAATGCATTCTCTGATTCTGTGTGCTTGTCTTATGCCCAGCTTATAAGAAGACCTAGGTCAAATTACATGGAGACTTTGCAACAGGACATCACAGCTAGCATGCGAGGTGTTCTAATTGATTGGCTTGTTGAGGTTTGTATGGATTGCTGTTGAGGAAGTTTACGCTTGCATTTCTACGATTTTAGGCCAATATCGGGTCACTAATCATTGGCATCTCTCTGCACAACGTCATTGAATGGCCTGATATTGGCATTGTTGCGTGCTCACGTAAAAAGTATCTAGTTATATGTAAGTCTACATACTGCATCTATGAAAATGCTTTCCTCTCTGTCCATATGTATCATAGTCATCTGATGTCAGTGAAGAGAAATTTATGAGATAATTGAACCATTTGATGATGACTGACTCATCCTTTGTTCTTTCAACACAACTTGGTGAGAGCATGATATGGTGAAGTGGTCACTGTATAATGACTTCTGTCTTCAGCATTTGAATCAGACTGCATTTCGTTCATGCTTTCAAGGCATCTGCCTCTCATGACTTCTCTACTTTTTTATGCATCATTCTCAATGCAGGTTTCTGAGGAATATAAGCTTGTGGCAGATACACTTTACCTTGCAGTATATCTTATTGACCAATTTCTTTCTCAGAACTGTATTCAAACACAGAAACTACAACTTCTTGGGATAACTAGTATGCTGATTGCCTCGTAAGTTTTAGATTTTAATACTCAATGTTGAGAAGcttagcgggagctctctgcactgggtacgccccacTCAATGTTGAGAAGCTTTGCAGTTGCCCAGTCGATAGGAGAATGTATCATATAAAAAAATGTGGTTTGCTTATAG
Proteins encoded in this region:
- the LOC136505598 gene encoding cyclin-A2-1-like; amino-acid sequence: MAARKERPLLIAGQATSARITRSQAAANRTRSGLAPSVPLPLKTEHKHAAKGKMKRGASDENAAADAGASAPQPKRRPVLKNVTNISCAKTSKRCNAVTGLKLGPSQKVGQSINKQCTNKIPKLLPLAVGGSSLVHDSNSAEETQKVDLLAQKEKQIVLLKGAQPLQNTERNKDGACDETFVEERNARNIVENAALKAGVSNGLNIVDIDKNNGDPQMCVTYVAEIYRNLMASELIRRPRSNYMETLQQDITASMRGVLIDWLVEVSEEYKLVADTLYLAVYLIDQFLSQNCIQTQKLQLLGITSMLIASKYEEYSAPSAEEFCNIMDSTYAKAEVLEMEQHVLNDVGFHLSVPTTNTFLRRSLEQHSPFNLYVLSSTQVAKLHFQAHLTPLNYLANYLAELTLISYDFLKFLPSVVAASSVFLAKWTLDQSDHPWNPTLEHYTSYKSSNLRTCVRALQELQHNTSNCPVNAIREKYGQQKFECVANLRSPELLQSLFS